Genomic segment of Budorcas taxicolor isolate Tak-1 chromosome 22, Takin1.1, whole genome shotgun sequence:
catgaAAAGAAGCTCCCTCCAATCTTTAGGCACTAACGAACCAAATGGAAAGAAGACCCAGGAACTCTGTTGTTCACACCTCACAGCCTCCGCACCTGCTTCACCACTGCCTGACCTCATCATATCCCAAGTCTTGGTGTGACTGTCTCCCTTACCTCTTTCAGGGCTGTAGTTACTGGCCACCTGAAGTGACTGTTTCCTTGACCACCCCTTTTGAACTTGCAGTCacccataaacacacacacccttacTGACTTAAATGTTTTCTATAGTACTTACCGCTGTGTATTTTACTATCTATTTTGTTTGCCCCAGCAAACCACCCCCTCACTAGATGGAACTCCACAAGGGCAGGAACTCTGATCCATTTGTTTACTGCATCCTCAGTGCCCAGAACAGGGGTTGACACATAGCAGGTATTCAGTAAGTATGCAGTCAGTAGTCTCCAGGTGGAGCTAATGAAAAGCTCAGAACCCAGGTGTGATGCACCTGAGCATTGGTGTCCAGTACGTCCACTGTGACTGTTGTCTTCTGTCTAAACTTCTTAAAGTGCTGCTGATTTGGATAActtaatgaactttttttttttttttttttttttactgtttcagCCAGCAGTATCTGTTGGAAATGTTGGCCAGCTTGCAATAGATCTGATTATTTCCACACTGAATATGCATAAGATCGGTTACTTCTATACTGACTGTCTTGTGCCAATGGTTGGAAACAATCCATATGCAACTGCAGAAGAGAATTCAGCGGAGCTCAGTATAAATGCTGAAGGTGTGTTATATCCTTCCACAAGGCAGATTTGTGTCAAGTCACAGCCAGACTCTCCCTGGGTGTCCGTTGGCACCTGGAGTGGCTCTTTAGAATCCACAGTGGTGCCCTCCTCTCCTGCACACACCCTGGATTACAGCCCCCTCGAGAGATGTGCTTGTATTTGTACCCTTGGATAGAATGATTTTTAACACGGGGTTTCCCCCTGTTATCCTCAGTTTTACTTTCTGTCCTCCTGGCACGTGTAAGCATTGCTAACACTGGGCTCAGGCCTATGTGTTTAATGTGCAGCGCCCCATGCAGGCTGAAGTCATCTGTCTGTCCCACAGTGGTAGCATTCATCGTAATGCACACTGACCCGGCTCAGAGAGGCAAGTCACTTGACTGCAGGAGGCCTAGGCCCTTCCCAGGCCACCCATCTCCACAGTTCCCTGCTGTGCTGTCAGTTGGGGTTAGTCAGGGCTCTCAGCGTACAGACCAACCACTGTGTTCCTCTGGCCTCTGTATTTTCTGAAACTGGACTTAAGTCTTAAAGCCTGGATTATTTAGAAGCGACTGACCACTGTGTTCCTCTGGCCTCTGTATTTTCTGAAACTGGACTTAGTCTTAAAGCCTTGATTATTTAGAAGCTAAATATTTTTGACCAGAATACGTGAAAGGTGATGTTATATCACATGAGCAAGGTGCTAGGAAACAGGATCTTACCAACAAAACAAGATGTGCATGAAGCTCTGGTGGAGAGcaggagtgctgctgctgctgcagaagTGAGGCGTCATGGACGTCATCTCAGCCTGCCCACTTCCCTGGTTCCTGAGCTTCCAGCTCTAGCCCACTTTGTCCCAAACACGCCTGGTGGTCAGCACCCTTGCTGATGGATGCTGCATGGTCCCAgtcaccccacacacaccagtgcaGTGAGATGATCCCAACAGACctgtagaatgggaaagacgtgACCCACCAGACACAGTGCCTGAGTCTCAGGTTGTCTGTGATGTTTACAGTGACTGAAAGCTTAGCCCTGGCACAGAGGCCTAATCACATGTTCTCGGAGACTCTGTATTTTGTTCTCGGGTCATTTCAGGGCTTCTCATTCTTGGAGGTAAACTTGGGCAGGGCCTCCTAAGCATCAGTAAAGTGGGCCCCTTGTAGACTCTGGTGAATGCTGTGGATCCTCCTCACAGGATAAATTCACAAATATTGACTCACAGAGTTCTTACGTGTTACTTCAGGTCTTTCTGAATCtcctgaagaaaataaatatagcttCTGTGTTTTATCACACAGCTAACCTTCGCCTGCATTTTACTCTTCCTTCTAACCCCAATGAGTGTGACTATTCTCTAGAGAAAAGAGGGAACAATATCAGAAACCAAACCTTGAAAATGGGGTCATTTGTTATAAGGATAGAAATTTCCAGGGGAATCCTCTAGGTTtacaatcaaagaagaaaaataatttctgataATTTTCTTATAGTTAAATTTCAGCAATGAATCTATTCCATAGAATAAAGCCCATGGGTGAATTCTGaggtacttttaaaatgttttagctaAATGATGTAGTGCATATGTTCTGTGTTTTAACTGGCAAAAATCTttagggacttcgctggtggtccagtggtaaagaatccaccttccaattcagggaaCACAGatttcaatccctgtttggggagctTGAGATCCCTCAAGCAGCGGGGCATTTAGACCTATGTGTTGTAACTAAGAttggatgcagccaaataaatgtattttaaaaatatttagatacaGAATTTTTCCTAGTTCagttttgttattaatttctcaTGTATGACTCCTTAATTTTAACTATCATATGGTTTCATTCTCTTATATTTGCAGTATATGCATTGCCTTCAAAGAAACTAGTGGCTCTTCAGTTAAGATCCATTTTTATTAAGGTTAGTATATTGCTTTTGTCTTAAGTTTATTAAAGTACAGTATAATGAGAAAATACTGAGTCATTATTAAGATTcaaaaatcatttctttctttatacagTTAAGCAGTCTGAGTTTATAGAGAAATACTCATAAAATTTCAGAGTTGTCACTATTATTTCCTCAATATATTGAAAGGAATTGGGACATATAGCTTGGGTCCTATATATTCCCGATTCAGGTACCATGGGTGAAAAAATTTAAGCATATGAGTATTACAGGTTTATTCTATTTGCATTACATTTCAAACCTGTGGCACCTGCATTAAAATGACGTGTATCTGAAAATACACTCTTGAATCCAGCTTCTCTCCCCTTCTGCTGTCACCACTTCGGTCCAGCCCATGTCCTCTCTCATGCCCCTGATTCTGCTTCTGCACCACCCGCCACACAGGCTCTTCCACCCCAGGTCCTGGAAACCTCAGTCAGATCCTCTCGTAGCTTCCTGTCTCCAAGCAAGTTCATAGCCCTCACCACTGTCTGGCAGGAATTTGTCCACACTGACCTGGCAGCCACTAGACACCTGGagctatttaaattttgtttcatccATTGAAAGTAGAGTGAAAGGTCCACATCCCAGGTCAATCACCTGTTCACCTCTTGCCACACCTGGTTGATCCTCTGTGTGCGCGTGCACAGTTTCCTTCTGCCAAACAGTCCAAAGCAGGTGCGTGCCAGCATCACGTAACACACGTCTACAGGAAGGAGAGCCTCTTTCACAACTACAGTACACCACACACCTGGGAGATGAGCATCAGCAAATACTCAGACTTCCCCAGCTGCTCCCCACACACCCATCAGTTCTGCATCCAGGCGAAGTTCGAGTATTGCCTCAGCTGTCACACCTTTTTAGCTGGTATTCAGCATGGAGCTGACTTCCTCCTGTGATTCACAACGCTGACTGTGCTGAGGGACCTAGACAGGCATTCTGCCTTCTGGCTTACCTAACTGTTGCCCCTGATCAGATTTGGGGCAGAAATTTATAGTCATTGTCCCTCATCTTTCACCATCAGTGCAAGGACAATAAGTGGATCTCAAACTAACTATAAGTTTAGCATATGTAAACTGTTAGTAGTATCATCACAAAGACTGATGAAATATTACATAGACTACTCTTCTAACAATCTGAGATCTAACTTTGTATTTTCATTGTACTCTTTCCATGGTATACAAAGTATAAATCAAAGTCATTCTGTGAAAAACTGCTTTCCTGGGTGAAAAGCAGCGGCTGCGCCAAAGTGGTGGTTCTTTCTAGCAGCCACTCGTATCATCGTAATGACCTCCAGCTGCGCAGGTAGGTCTGTGTCTCTGAACAAGTATATTTGTTAAGATGTGTACAGTTATTAGGATGATTGCTTTACTAAAaggttaaaacaaaattttaacgccatcctttccttttctccctggaatttagaaagaaggagGTGAAGATTGTGGGGAGATAGGGGGAGTGGCATTGGGGGCCCTTGGTGTTCCCGGGGCTGCAGCACTGGGGTCTAGGGTAGCAATGGGGTGCTCCTGGGGCTGcactctgctgtgtgtgtctctgggactatgctctgctgtgtgtgtcaTGAGCCCACAGCACCTCAGGGCTCAGCtgatggagagaaaggagaaagagtacCTGAAGTTTATCAGTTGATTGTCTTTGAAAGACTGGAtcactgtttctatttatttccatGTATTCAACCATTTGTATCTGCAGAACTCCAGCTGCCTTTAAGTACAATTTCCAGGCATGTCAGATTGAATTCTTAAATAGAAGATAAAGTATTCAAGAGTTAGAAATCCATACTATTTATTGCATTGTCATTTGCACACCTGTAAAATCATGAAATATCTGCAAAGAGTAGCCTCTCAAAACTAGTTAATTTCTGAGACTGTCACAATAGACCACATTTCTGAGGCCCTTGTAAGAGGCCTTGTTGGGGCGTGGCTGTGGGGTCTTCATGCTGGCCTTGCCTTTGGTTGTTTTCCTGTCCCCAACACAGTCTCCTAAGTATGTGAGTAGCAAGTCAGAGCAATCATTTTACGTTACTCTTCCATAAACTGTCAGAACTTGCATTTTGCCTTCTGCAACAAAATATATGGAAAACAAGATAATTTTTGTTGAAAGAACTCTTATTTGTCTTAATGTTCATATTTGTGAGTGTTTAGTTAATGATATGATTGTTTCTTTCCAGTACCCCCTTCAGGTACATTCTTACCCCTTCCATGCAAAAAAGTGTTCAGAATAAAATACAGAGCCTCaactgggaagaaatggaaaaaacccCATGCATTCCTGAAATAGACGATTCTGAGTTTTGTGTCCGTGTTCCTGGAGGAGGGATCACAAAGCTGCTCTATGATGAAGGGTGAGTGTGTCTCCCTGTGTCTTTGCTCGCCACAtgatttgaaaatgaaatcagGATACCTGGGAGTGTTTGGATTACTTGCTGGAACTCTGAAAATAATACAGCACCTCATTAAATAGGTGCTGTGTTACTTTCAAGGGAAAGACTGAAATGTGGTTATAGAATTGGTTCCTGAGAAGCCATATTTAATGCTTTATTGTGTGTAGCACGTTAGGGGTCCTAACACTTATTCTCTGCAGCCTCTATAGTCAGTTCtttatgtggtggtggtggtgagatgTACATAACATTAaataaaccatttttaagtgtacaattaagAGGCATTaggtacattcacagtgttgggtACCCATCAGCACCATCCACCTTCAGGATTTTGATTCTAAATAGATCTTCACTCATTAAGTAATAACTCCTTTCTTATACCTGAAAGTGTATTTCTTATTAGAACCATCATTTCCTCCAACGTTTCTTTTGCCTAGTCTGTGTCCCGTCTTTCCTCTCTGGCTTACACCCGCAGTATATTATTTCACCTCCTCTCACACCACAGCCCCGAAGCCCCGGCTACCTAGTCACTCCCACCTGCTCTGCAGACCACCAGCTTTGAACTGTTCTCTTGCTCTGTTCAGGCCCCGTCACCTGTGCCTACACTGGTGTCGGGTCATAGACTGCGGAGCTGAAATAACAGGAATGTGTTTGCTCACAGTTCAGGGGGCTGAACCGAGTTCAGGCGCTGACACGGGTGGAGAGGAGGCGGCACAGAATCAGAGGGGCGGCAGCCACAGAAGAGGACCTGTGGGCTGCCTGAGCCTCTCAGCCCTGAGCACACAGTGCAGGGTGAAACCATGAGGCCAGAGAGCAGTCCCTGGGCAGCTTTGTGACTTTGGTCACAAAGTTAGAGGCACTAGAGAAAGtgctgagagaaacacactcttcatggaacatttggaaaatacagaaccgTACAAGCAATACTTTAAAGTACTCACCTGTGTCAACCAAAAGTAACTACCATGACTAGTTTTTTGGTCTGCTTTCTTCCCATCGCCTTTAAAATAGTTAAAGTAAATACTTGCATCTGCAGGATACTGCAGCTGTAGAGTTTATGCTGTTTAAAGATATTTCTCACAAAACTGATGTTCTTTTGGTTTTCTCACACAAATCTTGCTGTGAGGCAGGAAGGTGCATGTGCCCAGGGTGAGTGTTACATGGCTCCCAATTCTGTCTCCACACGTAGAAGGTGTGGCATCTCCTCACATATGATCTGGCTGATCACCTCTGTaggaacacaggctcagtggaACTGCCGTTGGGAAGCAAAAAGAATACCTGATTGTTCTTTTCACTTGTTGCAGCTGTTCTAAAGAAATCCCAATCGCGATTCTGCTGAAGTTCGTTTCAGAAGGAGACAACATCCCAGATGCTCTGGGTCTGGTTGAATATCTTAATGAATGGCTTCAGATAATCAAACCACATGTAAGTTTTACTAAAGCTTAAGCCTGATTGTTCTGGTTAGGTATTCATAAACTTGCATTTTTACACACTATATAAGTAGACCAAATAAGTGAAAGTTTATGTTAAATATAGACATCTTTATATAAATTTACCTCGAACTTTTGAAAAGAAAGCAGCTAACCATTaagactgatttaaaaaaaaaaaggaagatcttaagtatttcattgtatttcttAGTGTTGCATTAATTATAGCAACTTGTTTATAAGGATAAACAAGTCCTCTTTAGaattcaagtttttcttttttaagtaaaacGTACAGTTATGGGAGCACTACTGTAGCTATTGGACatgcattataattaaaatacattCCCTATTACAAAATAAGAGCATTATACCAGGGAAATCAATTAGCCTTTAGGCATAACAGAAGTAAACGAAGCCTGCTTTATATAGCAGGTGACTGTCTTTTTAATTCATGCCTTTTCACTGAACAAACGGATGCAAATCATgcagcactgattttttttttaacccctattttcttttgaatttgatTTTGTTCCGTGGACTCCATTCACAGTCATTCTGGCATATCTTTATGATTTGGAATTTGAGGGAATTTATCTTCAGCTGATATAAAGACAGAAatttattactttgttttttccttacaATAAAAGCTAGAAGTGTCAAAACCAAAAGGAACAAACTGTAGTATGTGTTAAAGGGAGAGGGAGCAGTAAAGCTGAAGGACCTAGATGCTCTGTTCTTCACTTGCAGTGTGAGGACCCCACAGCATCTTCCCTGCCCTGGAAAATGCCGAGTTCCTGGAGGTTACTCTTCGGCAGTGGTCTTCCCCCTGCGCTCTTCTGATCTGTTTCAGTTTTATACCTTACTTCCCAAGACGCTTACTACCAACACAACTGGTAAACAACTgtataaaaagaatgtattagGAAATCTTTACTTTCCACAGAAAAATCTCCAGGAAAAATGGATTAACACAAGGTTGTTTTTACCATGTTTTCCATCATCTACAACAAATGTAAATTTGGTGCAATAAATTGTTTTCTAAGTAATTTTGTCTAAAAtgtgttctgtgtttttttttgacTCAGACTtctatattagtttcctatgtctgctgtaacaaattaccataaactgGGTAACTTAAGACAAAATAAGTCAATTATCTTAAAATTGTGGACATCAGAAGTCCAGAATAGGTCTCCCTGGGCCAGTCACGGTGCTGGCAGGACTGCGTTTCCTCCGGAGGGTCTTGGAGAGAATCGTTTCCTACCCCTTTCAGGCTCCTAGAAGTTGCTGTGTTCTTTGGCTCATGGCTTCTTCCTCCATCCAGAATAATTGCCCCATCTCCAAGAATTTTAGTATGAAAGAAAAGGTTTTCATTTTTGCATGCCTAATACATACCAGTCCCTTTTTACCTGCTATTTTGTCACATTACCTCTGTGCCTTGGCTTTCTAATCTGTAAAACAAGGGCTTATGATGCTAAGGGGCACACCCTACtccatgttgtttagtcactcagttgtgtctgactcttttgcaaccccatggactgtatagcctaccaggttcctctgtccatggggtttcccaggtaagaatactggagtgggttgccatttcctgccatccaggggatcttcccaacccagggatcaaacccaagtctccgaggttactgcattgcaggcggattctttactgcagagccaccaggaaagcccccactCTACTCCAAAGCATTCAGTAAATGATTTACTTCTGATAAATTACTCTGGGTTCTGTAGCCTGATATGTTCCCTTTTTGGAAACTACTATAGGTTAGGGtagggaaaagatattccacacaagtGATAACCGAAAGAGAGCAGGGGCGGCTACACTattatcagacaaaacagacttttaaGTCAAAAACTCAACTAGAGAGAAGGACATTTTATAAGATAAAAGGGTCAATACAcaagatataacaattattaatatataggcTCATAACATCAGAGCAcccaaatatataaagcaaacctTGGCAAAATTGAAGAGAGAAATAGACCATGACACATTTAATAACCCGTTTTCAGTAATGGGTAGAACAACCAGATACAAGACTAGTAAGGAAACAGGACTTGAAAACACTAGACCGATTGGATCTAACACATGCAGAACACTCCACACAACAGCACAGAACACATgttctcaagtgtacatggaacgtTCTCCATGATGGATCACATGTTAGgccacaaaaaagaaagttaacaaaccacactgaaatcataccaagtatcttttctgactaATATGGAATGAAACTATTAAATCAgtagctataaaattaaaaaaaaaaagattcacaaaTAAGAGCAAATTGACACATTTTTGAACAACCAGTAAGTCAAAGAATACTCCCAAGTGAAACTAGTAAATATCTTCatacaagtgaaaatgaaagcacaatatACACACATTTGTGGGATACAGTAGTAAGTTTACAACAGTAAACATTAGAAGAAATTTCTCAAATCAACAATCTCACTTTATACTTCAGGGAAGAAGAACTttaacccaaagttagtagaaagaaGGCGACAACAAACATTAGAgaagaagaatagaaaaaaggCAATGAAAGTAAGAGTTggtttttttgaaaagaccaaCAAAACTGATAAATCCTTAGCtagattaagaaagaaaaagaaatcagaaatgaaaaatagattacAACTGATGGACTTTCTTAGTGGTggagtggttaagaacctgccaaggcagaggacacgggtttgatccctggtctgggaagattccatatgccatcgAGCACATAAGTCCATGCGCCACAAGTACTAAAGCCCAAATGCTCCAGAGTCCtcgagccacaattactgagcctgcacacccatgctccccaacaagaagcctccgcaatgagaagcccgcacaccacaactagcaagtagcccccattcaccacaactagagaaagcctgtgtgcagcaacgaagacttaGTGctgtcaaaaataatatataaaaaataaagtgagtttttaaaaaattgtttttaaacctGTAAAACAACAAGTTTTGGTGAAGAAAGTGGAATCCTTTTGCAGTTTGCAGGAaagtaaaatgatgcagccactatggaaaatagtatggaggtttctaagtatattaaaagtagaactaccatttgATCTAGCAGTCCTACTTCTTGGCACAtactaaaagaattaaaaacaggatctcaaagagatgtttgtatacccatgttcattgcagcattattcacaatagccaagatgtggaagcaacctcagtcagttcagttcagtcgctcagtcgtgtccgacgccttgcaaccccatgaattgcagcaccccaggcctccctgtccatcaccaacccccggagcttaaccaaactcatgtccatcgagtcggtgatgccatccaaccatctcatcctctgttgtccccttctcctcttgcccccaatccctcccagcatcagggtcttttccaatgagtcaactctttgcatgaagtggccagagtactggagtttcagcttcagcatcagtccttccaacgaacacccaggactgatctcctttaggatggactggttggatctccttgcagtccaagggactctcaagagtcttctccaacaccacagttcaaaagcatcaattctttggcactcagctttcttcagagtccaactctcacatccatacatgaccactggaaaaaccatagccttgactagacggacctttgttggcaaaataatgtctctgcttctgaatatgctatctaggttgttcataactccttccaaggagtgagagtcttttaatttcatggctgcagtcaccatctgcagtgatttgggagcccaagaaaataaagtctgtcactgtttccactgtttccccatctatttcccatgaagtgatgggactagatgccatgatctttgttttctgaatgttgagctttaagccaactttttcactctcctctttcacttttatcaagaagctttttagttcctcttcactttctgccataagggtggtgtcatctgtatatctgaggttattggtatttctcccggcaatcttgattccagcttgtgcttcttccagcccagtgtttctcatggtgtgctctgcatataagttaaataagcggggtgacaatatacagccttgacatactccttttcctatttggaagcaacGTAGATGCCCACAgatagatgaatgtataaagaaaatgtCTCTCCATACAataggatattattcagccataaaaaaggagtCTTGTCATACACTATAACATGGACAAACCTTGaggacatgatgctaagtgaaataagtctgtcataaaaagaaaaatactgcatgattccacttatatgaagtatctAAAGTAATCAgactcagaaacagaaagaagacaaAGGTTGTCGGGGTGTGGGAAGGAGTAATACGGAGTTGTTCTGGGGGTACTGAGTGATTGATAAAAGCCCCCGTCCCACTTGCTTCCAGGGTCTTAAGTCAGACCTACGATGTTCATCCATGCATTAATGTGAACACATATTCCTGACATTGAGAACAGGAGAGAATAAGTGGCTGTGGATTCACAGAAATCCTCCAGAGGTTTGGGTTTCCCCACACCAAGTGCTGGCATTTGAGAATCTTTATTTCAGCTCACAGGCCAAGGGGCCCAGCTTACATGTGTTATACTACTAATAAGGGAAGACTGTTGACTATTCTTCACTACAACTAttgtttactatttttttattGCAATTAACATACTGGTTTAGCTACACTTTGCACAAAACATACTTTTGCCCAATGTGAGAAGGACATTTAGATCATGTCTATGGTAAAATGCTTTGAGTTCTAAACAACCACAGGATGGAAGCACACAATCCACAAATAACTTCCTACATATGATTTCTTGAGTTATTTCAGTTATACAGCTTGGTAGATTATCAGCatctaattttcatattttccaataTACATTTCTTACAGAATAAGCTCTTACctaagtaatagaaataaaaactgagtAGGTTAACAATAATAATCGAAGCAAGATCCTTTTCACTGAACAAAACACTTTTTCTACCTAACTTTACCaggcttttaaaactttttattgctaagtagaATATTTTTCCTAATTGTAAATTCAATGCatgcatattataaaatattaggtAATACAAAAGAgcataaggaaaaataaatatcatccaaaatctttgcagccaaaataaaaacagcCTTCTAGTGTGATTCAACCCAAATAGTTTTTcattatgtatataaatgtatcaatatTTTAAGTGACATTATATTGATGTAGAATGTTGTatcgtttttaaaaattatttacttgtgAAAGTGATGAATATACTTTCACTGTAAAAAAATTTGAacaggatttccctggaggaacagtgaataagaatccacctgccaaagcagaggacaagggttcaatccctactccaggaagattccacatagaatGGAGCAACTAGGCCTctatgccacaactattgagcctgcacaCCCAGGAGTCCACACactaactactgaagccccttcAGCTATAACCTGTGCTTtgccagagaagcccatgcactgcaacagagagaagcccctgctggCCGAAACTAGGGAatgcccacgtgcagcaacgaaaacccaatgcaaccaaaaaaTTCAAACAACACAAATGTGAAGTCCTCTGTCAGCTGCTTCCTGCCATG
This window contains:
- the PSMG2 gene encoding proteasome assembly chaperone 2 codes for the protein MFVPSGDSVPDLAGCTLLMPAVSVGNVGQLAIDLIISTLNMHKIGYFYTDCLVPMVGNNPYATAEENSAELSINAEVYALPSKKLVALQLRSIFIKYKSKSFCEKLLSWVKSSGCAKVVVLSSSHSYHRNDLQLRSTPFRYILTPSMQKSVQNKIQSLNWEEMEKTPCIPEIDDSEFCVRVPGGGITKLLYDEGCSKEIPIAILLKFVSEGDNIPDALGLVEYLNEWLQIIKPHCEDPTASSLPWKMPSSWRLLFGSGLPPALF